The genomic segment CTGCCGTCGGTGTTGGAGATGCGCATCGGCAAGGTCATCGCGCCGGGCAGCCCGGTGGCATCGCCTCGCAGCCAGCGCACCAGCGTGCCGAGGCTGGGATAGTCGTTGGGCGGGCCGGGGTTGGCGTTCTCGGCGTTGAGCGGCTGGTGCGGGTGGCCGGTCAGCATGTAGTAGCCGCTCGACGAATGCGCGTTGTCGCCGCTGGACACGGCCCGCAGCAGGCAGACTTTGTCCATCACGCGGGCCGTGGTGGGCATGAGCTCGCAGAGGTCGATGCCCGGCACGTTGCTGGGAACAGGGCCGAACTGGCCTCGCACCTCGGCCGGAGCATCGGGCTTGGGATCCCAAGTGGAGTGCTGCGGCGGCCCGCCCATCAAAAAGAGGATAATGCACGACTTGGCCTTGCCGCCGTCGGCGGCCGGACTTGTCGCGGCATTGGCTTGGCGGCTGCGAAGCAGGTCGGGCAACGTAAGCCCCAACAGGCCGAGACTACCGGCGCGCAGCACCTCGCGCCGCCCGATACCATCGCAAAGCCGCGCCTCAGACCCGTAAACATTGAGCATGGTCGTCTCCGCAAACCGTGCCCAACAGTATAGCAAGAAACGCCGCCGAAGTCAGCGTTTGATCGGGCTCAAGCAACGCCCAGCAGCACAGGGCTTTGACGAGGAGCCGCATGACCGCAAGGGTTGCGCGGATGCCAACAGAGACTTCGCTCGTGGGCGCAGCGGGCCGCCTTCCTGCCGCACGAGTTCGACGGCTCCAGCGGCGGATGGGGCCGAAGTTCCCGGTCTTCGCACATCACGAGCGTGGTACAGGCCGCTCGTACCCGCTCGCTGGCCGGGGCATTTGCGGCGACATAGAGCAGCGTTTCAGCAACGTCCATCTTGCTCTCCCTGTGCGCTAAAGCGACGTCAATCGAAAAGCGTCAACTCCCCGAAGCAAACATAGCTCACGCGGTTTGCGGAGTTGTATCGGCATTTGGTCTGCAACACTTATGCCGATTGTTGGGGAAATTCCATGTCGCTGCCCAACTCAAGCGGCTTTCGAGAAGGTTTGCGAACGAAGCGGGTCTGGCGCGGGCAGCGGCTGGGTTTGGAGGTGCGGCAGCTCGCGGAAGGCACGGGCGATCACAGCCAGGCTCGAACCGGTCGCCCGGCCCGCCTTGCGAGGATAATGTTCGACGGCCACCTCGGCGAAGCGGAAACCTGCCCGGCGGCACTGGCACATCAACTCCGCGTTGATGCAGGCGCCGTTGGCCGTGAGCCGCAGGCGTTCGACCACCTCGCGGCGGAACAGCTTGAAAGCGCAATCCAGATCGCGGACGCGAACGCCGTACATCAGCCGCACCAGCCGTCCCCAGGCCCAGGCATTGAAGCGCCGATGGAACGACTCGACGCGCCGCCCGCGATAGCCGACCACAAAATCGTTGCTTTCCAAGCGGGCCAACAGGCGGGCCACGTCGCGAAAATCGAACTGCCCGTCGCTGTCGGCGAACATCACCAGGTCGCCGCGGGCCGCGCGCAAGCCGCTGGTCACAGCCGCTCCATAGCCCCGGTTTTGCTCGTGCCGCACGAGACGCACCCGCGGGTCGCGGTCGGCGACGGCCTGCACGCGGCGCGAAGTGGCGTCGCGCGAGCCGTCGTCGACCACGATCACTTCCAGCGACGCCACGAGCGGCGGCACCGCGGTCAGCGCGGCGTCGAGCGTCGCACCGATGCAGTCCTGCTCGTTGTAGGCCGGCAGGCAGAGCGACAACGTGCCGGCCCAGAAGGGCGCCGCGCCGGCCGACGATGGCTGGTTGGCCGCCCCTGGAATCGACGAGTTTGGGCGCGGAAGGTCGGTCAATGCTTGGGCGTGACCTGCCATGAGAGCCTTTCGGTTGGTGTGTGAAGTTCGGTGGCCCGGCCCAGCAAGAGAATTTGGTCCGATCGCAAGAACCAGCGGCGACGCGCCAACACGGTCACGTCGGGCGGCAGCCAGGCGGCCGCCTGCCGATAGCGCTCGCCGGTGATCAGCAGAAAGCCGCGATAGGGCCACTGGCGGCAGAAGTCGCGCACCTGTTCGTCGGAGAAGAACTGCTCGACCGGTTGCCGCAGGTAGAAAACCAGACTGGGACGCCAATAGCCGACCGATCGCACGATGGCAGGCTGACCTTCCGTATGAGTCTGGA from the Pirellulales bacterium genome contains:
- a CDS encoding glycosyltransferase family 2 protein translates to MAGHAQALTDLPRPNSSIPGAANQPSSAGAAPFWAGTLSLCLPAYNEQDCIGATLDAALTAVPPLVASLEVIVVDDGSRDATSRRVQAVADRDPRVRLVRHEQNRGYGAAVTSGLRAARGDLVMFADSDGQFDFRDVARLLARLESNDFVVGYRGRRVESFHRRFNAWAWGRLVRLMYGVRVRDLDCAFKLFRREVVERLRLTANGACINAELMCQCRRAGFRFAEVAVEHYPRKAGRATGSSLAVIARAFRELPHLQTQPLPAPDPLRSQTFSKAA